Proteins found in one Parasteatoda tepidariorum isolate YZ-2023 chromosome 7, CAS_Ptep_4.0, whole genome shotgun sequence genomic segment:
- the LOC107446698 gene encoding proline-rich protein PRCC: MSLVAYASSDDDSQSEKEDEISTEASLPKKREPVKISIPSLKEFQEEDKPDPIVKPKPKGGSGLFSILPPPKNSSTFSKPGFTPYVFSKKKESKPTPQKRKQITPTVLNKTQKLERTEEIENSVDEIDDDSSEKMDFFSLNTETTSGDTFLKKYEIELNENFVVPTLNTDSSISQESSIKVTTSENYPVSHSASSASWNENYGFSETSVPETSSSTIDWSSLEMRNASGPSESDGSPDLLKDEQFMKLKGRKEMENINIIDVSADDQLTGKDQWIMQSLTEETYRPLKRRHDMPTSQQKRKHQITYLAYQAKERELDLKNQWALNNRTRRETQAKYGF; encoded by the exons ATGTCCTTGGTTGCATACGCAAGCAGTGATGATGACTCTCAAAGTGAAAAAGAAGATGAAATATCTACCGAAGCTTCTCTTCCGAAGAAAAGAGAGCCAGTTAAAATAAGTATTCCATCCTTAAAGGAG tttcaagaaGAAGATAAGCCTGATCCTATTGTGAAACCTAAGCCAAAA GGTGGATCTGGTCTTTTCAGTATTCTTCCTCCACCAAAGAATTCTTCAACATTTTCAAAGCCTGGTTTCACTCCTTATgtattttccaaaaagaaagaGTCAAAACCAACACCACAAAAACGAAAGCAAATAACGCCTACAGTTTTGaacaaaactcaaaaattggaaagaactgaggaaattgaaaattctgTTGATGAAATTGATGATGATTCATCTGAGAAAAtggatttcttttctttaaatacagaAACTACATCTGGTGATACTTtcctgaaaaaatatgaaatagagCTAAATGAAAACTTTGTTGTGCCTACACTTAACACAGACTCTTCCATTAGTCAAGAATCTTCAATAAAAGTAACTACTAGTGAAAATTATCCCGTGAGTCACAGTGCTTCTAGTGCAAGTTGGAATGAAAACTATGGATTTAGTGAAACTTCAGTACCTGAAACTAGTAGTTCTACAATTGATTGGAGTTCTTTAGAGATGAGAAATGCATCAGGACCTTCTGAATCAGATGGATCACctgatttattaaaagatgaacaa TTTATGAAGCTCAAAGGtagaaaagaaatggaaaatatcAACATCATAGATGTGAGTGCTGACGACCAACTCACTGGGAAAGATCAATGGATTATGCAGTCACTTACTGAAGAAACTTATCGACCATTAAAACGTAGGCATGATATGCCTACATCACAGCAAAAACGGAAGCATCAAATTACCTATTTAGCTTAccaa GCCAAGGAACGGGAGttggatttgaaaaatcaatggGCTCTGAACAATCGCACAAGACGTGAAACACAagcaaaatatggtttttaa